One Pleuronectes platessa chromosome 9, fPlePla1.1, whole genome shotgun sequence genomic region harbors:
- the LOC128448666 gene encoding regulator of G-protein signaling 21 isoform X2: protein MAPVNDVTVWAESLDQLLECKTGQLVFENFLRTEYSEENLLFWRACERYKKMTSEAETTEAAKRIYTEFVQVDALRQINIDCATREEISENLSLPGPACFDRAQRLIYRLMENDCYPRFLKSEIYQALLEQQ, encoded by the exons AT GGCTCCAGTCAATGATGTCACGGTGTGGGCGGAGTCGCTGGACCAGCTTCTGGAGTGCAAAA cgggcCAGCTGGTGTTTGAAAACTTCCTGCGGACAGAGTACAGCGAGGAGAACCTTTTATTTTGGCGGGCCTGCGAGCGCTACAAGAAAATGACCAGCGAGGCCGAAACGACGGAAGCTGCCAAGAGGATCTACACCGAGTTCGTGCAGGTGGACGCTCTGAGACAG ataaacattgacTGTGCCACGCGAGAGGAAATCAGCGAGAACCTCTCTCTGCCGGGGCCCGCTTGCTTCGACAGGGCGCAGAGGCTGATATACAGGCTGATGGAGAACGACTGTTATCCACGCTTTCTCAAATCAGAGATCTACCAAGCTCTCCTGGAGCAGCAGTGA
- the si:ch211-117l17.6 gene encoding regulator of G-protein signaling 21, with translation MPKLLFSKARLYEIRDLMQNVKRPRRIDIVLNRRRRKKDVQDLMVQKISEEPSSLKLSCQTENKLHLTLEKLLRDKKYLAAFQTFLESEFSEENIKFWLACEDFRSTASLDDLRWKAEEIYTEFIQPMACREINVDHYIRENIKTSLENPSISCFDEAQKHVYLLMERDSCPRFLNSDAYLSLTRKSRTMWYI, from the exons ATGCCCAAGCTTCTGTTTTCAAAGGCTCGCTTATATGAAATCCGGGATCTGATGCAAAACGTCAAAAGACCCAGAAG gatTGATATTGTGCTTAATAGAAGGAGGCGTAAGAAGGATGTCCAGGACCTGATGGTGCAAAAAATAAGTGAAGAGCCATCTTCTTTGAAACTCAG TTGTCAGACAGAGAATAAACTCCACCTCACTCTGGAGAAACTATTACGGGATAAAA AGTATTTAGCAGCGTTCCAAACTTTCCTGGAGTCGGAGTTCAGTGAGGAGAACATCAAGTTCTGGCTGGCGTGTGAGGACTTCAGGTCGACCGCCTCATTGGATGATCTCCGCTGGAAAGCAGAGGAGATCTACACAGAGTTCATCCAGCCGATGGCCTGCAGAGAG aTCAACGTTGACCACTACATTAGGGAGAATATCAAAACGTCCTTGGAGAACCCGAGCATCTCCTGCTTCGACGAGGCCCAGAAACACGTTTACCTGCTGATGGAGAGAGACTCCTGCCCCAGATTCCTGAACTCTGACGCCTACCTGAGCCTAACGCGCAAATCCAGAACTATGTGGTACATTTAG
- the LOC128448666 gene encoding regulator of G-protein signaling 1 isoform X1, with protein MLAPVNDVTVWAESLDQLLECKTGQLVFENFLRTEYSEENLLFWRACERYKKMTSEAETTEAAKRIYTEFVQVDALRQINIDCATREEISENLSLPGPACFDRAQRLIYRLMENDCYPRFLKSEIYQALLEQQ; from the exons GGCTCCAGTCAATGATGTCACGGTGTGGGCGGAGTCGCTGGACCAGCTTCTGGAGTGCAAAA cgggcCAGCTGGTGTTTGAAAACTTCCTGCGGACAGAGTACAGCGAGGAGAACCTTTTATTTTGGCGGGCCTGCGAGCGCTACAAGAAAATGACCAGCGAGGCCGAAACGACGGAAGCTGCCAAGAGGATCTACACCGAGTTCGTGCAGGTGGACGCTCTGAGACAG ataaacattgacTGTGCCACGCGAGAGGAAATCAGCGAGAACCTCTCTCTGCCGGGGCCCGCTTGCTTCGACAGGGCGCAGAGGCTGATATACAGGCTGATGGAGAACGACTGTTATCCACGCTTTCTCAAATCAGAGATCTACCAAGCTCTCCTGGAGCAGCAGTGA